ATCCACTGTGCCTGCTACCTAGCTCACCAAAAGCGATTTATTGGGGAGAAGGGGAGGGGCTAGGAGTTGATGCTGCGCCACCCTGCTTCAAGTTTTCAGCGCCTTTAATGACTTTGGCAGACTCAATGCGATCGCCTTGCTGGATCTTATCCACCACATCCATGCCCTGAGTCACATAACCAAAAACGGCGTAATCGCGATCCAAGAATTGCTGATCTGCCAAAGCGATATAGAACTGGGAAGAAGCAGAGTCGGGAATAGACGCCCTAGCCATCGCCACAGCCCCACGGGTGTGCTTGAGCTGAGGTGGAGCAGCAATGCCAGCAGTATCGAGGGTTTTGCCATAAACCGGGGAAGCACTTCCCTCAGGCTTAATCTCTAAAGGAATATTGCGAGGTTGGCCTGTCGCAGGGTCTACAAAGCCCCCTGTCCCTAGCTGTTCTAAAGGAAAATTAGGGTCTTTACTTTGCGGGTCACCTGCTTGAGCAACAAAGGGTTGTGGTTCTCGGATAACTCGATGAAAGACTAGACCGTCGTAAACCCCTTGCTGCACCAAGTCAACAAAGTTTCCAGCAGTAATGGGAGCATTAGTCCCATCTACTTCCATCGTGATCGGCTTGCCTTTGACGATCAGTTCTACTGTCGCTTTGCCCTCTAAACGAGGGAGGTTAGCAGGCTGAGGGCTGGCAACTGGGGTCGTCGTTGCCGTAGGAGTAGTTTCAGCAGATGAACCGTCAGAGGGTGAGGGGGATGTTTCTTGGGGTGAACATCCTCCTGTTACCAAAGCACTAATCACTAAAAGTGACACTAACCAACGCCGCATCTGCATGTTCAATTACCTACTCAACCGGAGCCACTTATCATCTCATGCGACGATCCCTTCTCTCAACAGAGGTGGCAACCCCTCCAAATGTCTGATGGAATACCAAATCTTAATCAAGAGCAGGGATGGTTGCGATGAAAGCCGAAGCAAATCACTACAGCCCTTCTAAGGGCACATTCAAGAAGCGAGCCA
This DNA window, taken from Trichocoleus desertorum ATA4-8-CV12, encodes the following:
- a CDS encoding peptidylprolyl isomerase, whose product is MQMRRWLVSLLVISALVTGGCSPQETSPSPSDGSSAETTPTATTTPVASPQPANLPRLEGKATVELIVKGKPITMEVDGTNAPITAGNFVDLVQQGVYDGLVFHRVIREPQPFVAQAGDPQSKDPNFPLEQLGTGGFVDPATGQPRNIPLEIKPEGSASPVYGKTLDTAGIAAPPQLKHTRGAVAMARASIPDSASSQFYIALADQQFLDRDYAVFGYVTQGMDVVDKIQQGDRIESAKVIKGAENLKQGGAASTPSPSPSPQ